One segment of Salvelinus alpinus chromosome 1, SLU_Salpinus.1, whole genome shotgun sequence DNA contains the following:
- the LOC139556955 gene encoding thrombospondin-4-B-like, with the protein MGLWTTLIVASQLILNLCSEVGAQGSVYDLLNSPDCLPDLLQGGLVEQGVNEAFILTTFKLQPKTGTTVFGLYNPRDNSKYFEFTVLGKLNRAVLRYLRSDRRMSSVTFNNIQLADGQRHRLLFHLKGMQQGPGGVELHLDCRLVETVRDLPSVFQGLPAGYGVVELKSMQAKAEEELEELKLVVGDTFENVASLQNCHQQGDSVQTLGVNTKQLSNQMLDLTKVINELKDVLIQQVKETSFLRNTISECQACGLGGSEVMKQKCAPGVCFRGDMCIETEDGVECGPCPDGYTGDGFSCDDVDECQFNPCFPGVKCVNTAPGFRCDACPLGYSGLAVEGVGVVYAQTNKQVCDDIDECKEPNNGQCTANSLCHNSAGSYVCGGCKTGYTGDQVKGCKPERSCGNSLTNPCDVNAQCFQERDGSITCQCGIGWAGNGYLCGKDTDIDGYPDEKLKCKDMLCKKDNCMRVPNSGQEDADKDGQGDACDTDADGDGILNEQDNCWLKPNVDQRNSDKDSHGDACDNCRTVENPDQRDTDSDGKGDACDDDMDGDSLKNFLDNCQLVVNRDQLDRDGDGVGDACDSCPDIPNPNQSDIDHDLVGDSCDTNQDSDGDGHQDTKDNCPNVINSSQLDTDKDGLGDECDDDDDNDSIPDFLAPGPDNCRLVPNPDQLDENNDGVGDVCESDFDQDKVIDRIDNCPENAEVTLTDFRAYQTVVLDPEGDAQIDPNWVVLNQGMEIVQTMNSDPGLAVGYTAFSGVDFEGTFHVNTVTDDDYAGFIFGYQDSSSFYVVMWKQTEQTYWQATPFRAVAEPGIQLKAVKSKSGPGEHLRNSLWHTGDTNDQVRLLWKDPRNVGWKDKVSYRWYLQHRPQVGYIRARFYEGTELVADSGVTIDTTMRGGRLGVFCFSQENIIWSNLKYRCNDTIPGDFQEFSMQHGVVDGL; encoded by the exons ATGGGGCTGTGGACGACGCTGATCGTGGCTTCGCAGCTGATCTTGAACCTGTGTTCGGAAGTGGGAGCCCAGGGCTCAG TGTATGACCTCCTCAATTCCCCGGACTGTCTGCCAGACCTGCTGCAGGGCGGCTTAGTGGAGCAGGGCGTGAATGAGGCTTTCATCCTTACCACCTTCAAGCTGCAGCCCAAGACTGGCACCACAGTGTTCGGCCTGTACAACCCCCGGGACAACAGCAAGTACTTTGAGTTCACCGTGCTGGGGAAACTCAACAGAG cCGTGCTGCGTTACCTGAGGAGTGATCGGAGGATGAGCTCCGTGACCTTCAACAACATCCAGCTGGCAGACGGTCAGCGCCACCGCCTCCTCTTCCACCTGAAGGGCATGCAGCAGGGACCCGGGGGGGTGGAGCTACACCTGGACTGCAGGCTGGTGGAGACGGTCCGGGACCTCCCCTCCGTGTTTCAGGGTCTGCCTGCTGGCTACGGTGTGGTGGAGCTGAAGAGCATGCAGGCCAAAGCAGAG gaagagctggaggaGCTGAAACTAGTGGTGGGAGACACGTTTGAGAATGTAGCTTCTCTTCAAAACTGCCACCAACAAGGAGACTCAGTGCAGACTCTGG GGGTCAACACAAAGCAGCTGTCCAATCAAATGCTTGATCTCACCAAGGTGATAAATGAGCTGAAAGATGTCCTCATTCAGCAG GTCAAAGAGACATCTTTTCTCAGAAATACCATCTCTGAGTGCCAGGCTTGTG GACTGGGTGGAAGCGAAGTCATGAAGCAGAAGTGTGCCCCAGGCGTTTGTTTCCGCGGCGACATGTGTATTGAGACGGAGGACGGGGTTGAGTGTGGACCCTGCCCTGATGGATACACTGGGGACGGCTTCAGCTGTGATGATGTGGATGAg tgtcaATTTAACCCATGCTTCCCCGGGGTGAAGTGTGTGAACACGGCTCCAGGGTTCCGCTGTGACGCCTGTCCTCTGGGCTACTCTGGTCTGGCTGTGGAAGGGGTGGGAGTGGTCTACgcacagacaaacaaacag GTCTGTGATGACATTGACGAGTGCAAAGAACCCAACAATGGACAGTGCACCGCCAACTCTCTCTGTCACAACTCTGCG GGTTCTTACGTCTGTGGGGGCTGTAAGACAGGCTACACAGGGGACCAGGTGAAGGGCTGTAAGCCAGAGAGGAGCTGTGGTAACAGTTTGACCAACCCCTGTGATGTCAACGCCCAGTGTTTCCAAGAAAGAGACGGCTCCATCACCTGTCAG TGTGGGATTGGCTGGGCTGGTAATGGCTACCTATGTGGAAAGGATACAGACATTGATGGATACCCTGATGAGAAACTCAAGTGCAAGGATATGCTCTGTAAAAAG GATAACTGCATGCGCGTTCCTAACTCTGGCCAAGAGGATGCTGACAAGGACGGACAAGGAGACGCTTGTGACACCGACGCTGATGGTGACGGTATTCTGAAtgaacag GATAACTGCTGGCTGAAGCCTAATGTGGACCAGAGGAACAGTGACAAGGACAGCCATGGTGACGCCTGTGACAACTGTCGCACGGTGGAGAACCCTGATCAGAGGGACACTGACAGTGATGGGAAAGGAGACGCCTGCGATGATGACATGGATGGAGACA GCTTGAAGAACTTCCTTGATAACTGCCAGCTGGTGGTGAACCGGGACCAGTTGGACCGGGATGGAGATGGAGTGGGAGATGCCTGTGACAGCTGCCCTGATATCCCTAATCCTAACCAG TCCGACATTGACCATGACCTGGTTGGGGATTCTTGTGACACAAATCAAGACAG TGATGGCGACGGTCACCAGGACACCAAGGACAACTGTCCCAACGTGATCAACAGCTCCCAGCTGGACACAGACAAAGACGGCCTGGGGGATGAGTGTGACGATGATGACGACAACGACAGCATCCCTGACTTCCTGGCACCGGGACCCGACAACTGCAGACTGGTGCCCAACCCCGACCAGCTGGATGAGAACA atgatggtgttggagatgtGTGTGAGTCAGACTTTGACCAGGACAAGGTGATAGACAGGATAGACAACTGTCCAGAGAACGCtgaggtcactctgacagacttcAGAGCCTATCAGACGGTGGTGCTGGACCCGGAGGGCGATGCCCAGATTGACCCCAACTGGGTGGTACTTAATCAG GGAATGGAGATTGTTCAGACCATGAACAGTGACCCTGGACTTGCTGTCG GTTACACTGCGTTCAGTGGAGTGGACTTTGAGGGGACATTCCATGTTAACACGGTGACTGACGATGACTACGCAGGCTTCATCTTTGGCTACCAGGACTCCTCCTCCTTCTACGTGGTCATGTGGAAACAGACTGAGCAGACCTACTGGCAGGCCACACCCTTTAGAGCAGTGGCCGAGCCTGGCATCCagctcaag GCTGTGAAGTCTAAGTCAGGTCCAGGGGAGCACCTGAGGAACTCCCTGTGGCACACAGGGGACACCAACGACCAGGTGCGTCTGCTGTGGAAGGACCCCAGGAACGTGGGCTGGAAGGACAAGGTTTCCTACCGTTGGTACCTGCAGCACCGACCCCAGGTCGGATACATCAG GGCCCGTTTCTATGAGGGGACAGAGCTGGTGGCTGACTCTGGTGTGACCATCGACACCACCATGAGAGGAGGCCGACTGGGCGTGTTCTGTTTCTCTCAGGAAAACATCATCTGGTCCAACCTAAAGTACCGCTGCAATG ATACCATCCCTGGGGACTTCCAGGAGTTCAGCATGCAGCACGGCGTCGTCGACGGTCTCTAA